One segment of Temnothorax longispinosus isolate EJ_2023e unplaced genomic scaffold, Tlon_JGU_v1 HiC_scaffold_52, whole genome shotgun sequence DNA contains the following:
- the LOC139824701 gene encoding uncharacterized protein isoform X2 yields the protein MDIGVIASSVVALAYQMRKVIDEVFCDNDDDDDESDDEIEIMLATVMHEEKEFQENFRMSAPAFERLLTVIAPLLENRTGTGRPTTKIEKQLLAVVWLLATPDCFRSIGMKFDMSKSTLHSCFRRVIVALVSISHRLITWPTGEKLEKTVQKFSDIAGMAGVIGAIDGCYVPIDAPQVDAQYYRTRKCEYAITLQAVCDPELRFTDVFAGYPGSVGDLRVFRNSPLYRDTEANVQNFFPNGEYIIGDKAYNPPLPWCISPYKNIGHLTAIQISFNTILSKTRQTIERTFGLLKGRFRRLRHLSMVCYEEIPDTILACCVLHNICLQQEDDFLELYIEEGLPFVYGNEGDEIGQYEPAGETGGAKRDRLAAALANH from the exons ATGGATATAGGAGTTATTGCATCTTCTGTAGTGGCTTTGGCATATCAGATGAGAAAAGTTATTGACGAGGTATTTTGTGacaatgacgatgacgacgacgaaagCGATGATGAGATTGAGATAATGCTTGCAACGGTGATgcacgaagaaaaagaa TTCCAAGAGAACTTTCGTATGTCTGCGCCAGCATTTGAAAGATTGTTAACTGTCATTGCTCCTCTTTTGGAAAATCGCACAGGAACTGGCAGACCGAcaacaaaaatcgaaaaacaGCTATTAGCTGTTGTGTGGTTGCTCGCAACGCCCGATTGTTTTAG ATCTATCGGAATGAAGTTTGATATGTCAAAATCAACCCTTCATTCCTGCTTTCGAAGAGTAATAGTTGCTCTTGTTTCTATATCTCATAGACTCATTACTTGGCCTACAGGCGAAAAGTTAGAAAAGACTGTTCAGAAGTTTAGCGATATTGCTGGTATGGCGGGAGTGATTGGTGCAATAGACGGTTGTTACGTTCCCATTGATGCACCTCAA gTTGATGCACAATATTATCGAACCAGAAAATGTGAGTACGCAATAACCCTTCAAGCGGTATGTGATCCTGAGTTGCGATTCACCGACGTATTTGCTGGCTATCCTGGGTCTGTGGGAGATCTCCGAGTATTTCGGAATTCTCCATTATACAGAGACACTGAGGCAAACGTCCAAAATTTTTTCCCCAATGGTGAATATATAATTGGAGATAAGGCCTATAATCCTCCTTTGCCTTGGTGTATTTCaccatataaaaatataggacACCTAACTGCT atacaaATCTCGTTTAATACCATTCTGAGTAAAACGAGACAAACAATTGAAAGAACTTTTGGATTACTGAAAGGACGCTTTCGACGCTTAAGACATCTCTCCATGGTCTGCTACGAAGAAATCCCAGACACCATACTGGCATGCTGTGTTCTACATAATATATGTCTACAGCAGGAGGATGATTTCCTCGAGCTGTATATTGAAGAAGGATTGCCTTTTGTTTATGGGAACGAAGGTGACGAAATAGGGCAGTATGAACCTGCAGGAGAAACAGGCGGCGCGAAACGTGATCGTCTGGCTGCTGCATTAGCAAACCATTGA
- the LOC139824700 gene encoding uncharacterized protein has translation MFLVAVPTTSMKKRSRKDSRGDSRERSRDPSRHRHGRKRSRGDSRDGWREYGHPSQDVGILERIDNLEKGLAAILQAVTRPPVAESSSLLAAEESSATEVATQEEGASHREVIQHDNSAVEVEDIPLIAQNTGSVASTAPVTTEIAEASDGEQENLVPDFKMDLLGDNNTDTSIGSPVHNLIGEKWSSIFSNGLSKESKETLLKKYPVPQNVLMAKAPTLNTEIRHVIPASAVKRDDYQVATQRVVEALVAALANLVSELLKPEDQWDTKRIFELASDAGRIAAQTQHHISRSRRALIAPMLTFLAKNALDLSPIDKKLFGEQFLAKIKETSEADKLVKTLAKPASFASKPIQQKTKPQTNLPLGNRRGPAVKKTSNALRTTRAYQSTAKRRSRSRSRSSHHRR, from the exons ATGTTTCTTGTTGCGGTCCCGACCACAAGCATGAAGAAACGTTCCAGAAAAGATTCCAGAGGAGATTCCCGGGAACGGTCGCGAGACCCTTCGCGGCATCGACATGGAAGGAAGCGTTCCAGAGGTGATTCGCGCGATGGTTGGCGTGAGTACGGACATCCTTCGCAGGATGTTGGGATACTTGAGCGTATCGATAACCTCGAAAAGGGACTCGCCGCCATCTTGCAGGCAGTGACACGTCCGCCAGTCGCCGAGTCGTCGAGTCTTCTAGCTGCAGAGGAGTCCTCCGCAACGGAAGTTGCCACACAGGAGGAAGGCGCGTCGCACAGAG AGGTTATCCAACATGATAATTCCGCGGTCGAGGTGGAGGATATTCCACTCATCGCTCAGAATACTGGCTCTGTTGCGTCTACTGCGCCTGTGACGACAGAAATAGCGGAGGCGTCGGATGGCGAACAGGAGAATTTAGTCCCTGATTTCAAGATGGATCTACTAGGAGACAATAATACTGATACGTCAATAGGTTCTCCAGTACATAACCTGATTGGTGAAAAATGGTCTTCCATATTTTCTAACGGCCTATCCAAGGAATCCAAAGAAAccttattaaagaaatatccgGTTCCGCAGAATGTACTTATGGCGAAGGCTCCTACACTAAATACCGAGATTCGCCACGTAATTCCGGCGTCGGCGGTCAAGCGCGACGACTACCAGGTTGCTACTCAACGAGTAGTTGAAGCATTAGTCGCAGCCCTGGCAAATCTAGTTTCAGAATTGCTAAAACCGGAGGATCAGTGGGACACAAAGCGTATTTTTGAATTAGCCAGCGACGCTGGTCGTATAGCAGCTCAAACGCAACATCATATTTCAAGATCGCGTCGAGCTCTAATCGCGCCAATGCTTACCTTCTTGGCGAAAAATGCTTTGGACTTGTCTccaattgataaaaaattatttggcgAACAATTCCTAGCCAAGATAAAGGAAACGTCAGAAGCGGATAAACTGGTTAAAACTTTAGCAAAACCGGCTTCCTTTGCTTCGAAACCCATTCAGCAAAAGACTAAACCTCAAACAAACCTACCCCTGGGAAACCGCAGGGGCCCCGCTGTCAAGAAAACATCCAACGCGCTTCGAACGACGAGGGCCTATCAGTCAACGGCGAAGCGTCGATCGAGATCCCGGTCGAGATCATCGCATCATCGTCGGTAG
- the LOC139824701 gene encoding uncharacterized protein isoform X1, giving the protein MDIGVIASSVVALAYQMRKVIDEVFCDNDDDDDESDDEIEIMLATVMHEEKEVGPKPARCQNFVELVVPRFTFKQFQENFRMSAPAFERLLTVIAPLLENRTGTGRPTTKIEKQLLAVVWLLATPDCFRSIGMKFDMSKSTLHSCFRRVIVALVSISHRLITWPTGEKLEKTVQKFSDIAGMAGVIGAIDGCYVPIDAPQVDAQYYRTRKCEYAITLQAVCDPELRFTDVFAGYPGSVGDLRVFRNSPLYRDTEANVQNFFPNGEYIIGDKAYNPPLPWCISPYKNIGHLTAIQISFNTILSKTRQTIERTFGLLKGRFRRLRHLSMVCYEEIPDTILACCVLHNICLQQEDDFLELYIEEGLPFVYGNEGDEIGQYEPAGETGGAKRDRLAAALANH; this is encoded by the exons ATGGATATAGGAGTTATTGCATCTTCTGTAGTGGCTTTGGCATATCAGATGAGAAAAGTTATTGACGAGGTATTTTGTGacaatgacgatgacgacgacgaaagCGATGATGAGATTGAGATAATGCTTGCAACGGTGATgcacgaagaaaaagaagtggGTCCGAAGCCAGCACGATGccaaaattttgttgaacTCGTCGTGCCAAGATTTACTTTTAAACAGTTCCAAGAGAACTTTCGTATGTCTGCGCCAGCATTTGAAAGATTGTTAACTGTCATTGCTCCTCTTTTGGAAAATCGCACAGGAACTGGCAGACCGAcaacaaaaatcgaaaaacaGCTATTAGCTGTTGTGTGGTTGCTCGCAACGCCCGATTGTTTTAG ATCTATCGGAATGAAGTTTGATATGTCAAAATCAACCCTTCATTCCTGCTTTCGAAGAGTAATAGTTGCTCTTGTTTCTATATCTCATAGACTCATTACTTGGCCTACAGGCGAAAAGTTAGAAAAGACTGTTCAGAAGTTTAGCGATATTGCTGGTATGGCGGGAGTGATTGGTGCAATAGACGGTTGTTACGTTCCCATTGATGCACCTCAA gTTGATGCACAATATTATCGAACCAGAAAATGTGAGTACGCAATAACCCTTCAAGCGGTATGTGATCCTGAGTTGCGATTCACCGACGTATTTGCTGGCTATCCTGGGTCTGTGGGAGATCTCCGAGTATTTCGGAATTCTCCATTATACAGAGACACTGAGGCAAACGTCCAAAATTTTTTCCCCAATGGTGAATATATAATTGGAGATAAGGCCTATAATCCTCCTTTGCCTTGGTGTATTTCaccatataaaaatataggacACCTAACTGCT atacaaATCTCGTTTAATACCATTCTGAGTAAAACGAGACAAACAATTGAAAGAACTTTTGGATTACTGAAAGGACGCTTTCGACGCTTAAGACATCTCTCCATGGTCTGCTACGAAGAAATCCCAGACACCATACTGGCATGCTGTGTTCTACATAATATATGTCTACAGCAGGAGGATGATTTCCTCGAGCTGTATATTGAAGAAGGATTGCCTTTTGTTTATGGGAACGAAGGTGACGAAATAGGGCAGTATGAACCTGCAGGAGAAACAGGCGGCGCGAAACGTGATCGTCTGGCTGCTGCATTAGCAAACCATTGA